One genomic segment of Naumovozyma castellii chromosome 9, complete genome includes these proteins:
- the MUD1 gene encoding Mud1p (ancestral locus Anc_3.379): MEQKPSKLDVRTLYLKNLPRRPKSKLNYTKLLLKSINPTNKYVLNPSLPLPDHLISPTSESDEILDEKNGILSISLSCKAKLSNQCFITFNDHSHAMEFMNEYNSKLKVNGNVVEIQWAKKESLLSLSLQNKIALEKALKNRKLQKELAHNESLRKNQKLKRYLRRLRHKLRAKGQDEEEISKIIAIARVEKYKTYSHIEKSVPKKLPTDKVINEKKKVTSTVENPPNKILLVQDLPEDATQESIGELFNGDGLLEVRYVEVRHLAFVEYDSISHASDVKNKLGSPYDWKGTTISIGFAK; the protein is encoded by the exons ATGGAACAAAAACCTTCAAAACTTGACGTTAGAAC AttatatttgaagaatttgcCAAGGAGACCGAAAAGTAAGCTAAATTACACTAAACTCCTTCTGAAAAGCATTAATCCCACCAATAAATATGTCTTGAACCCCAGTTTGCCCCTACCTGACCATCTCATATCACCAACGAGCGAATCAGATGAGATATTGGATGAGAAGAACGGTATTTtgtcaatttcattatcttgCAAAGCCAAGTTATCTAACCAATGCTTCATAACTTTCAATGATCATTCCCATGCCATGGAGTTtatgaatgaatataaCTCGAAATTGAAAGTAAATGGGAACGTTGTGGAGATACAATGGGCAAAGAAGGAATCGTTATTATCACTGTCATTACAGAATAAAATTGCATTGGAGAAAGCATTAAAGAATAGAAAACTACAAAAGGAACTGGCTCATAACGAATCACTACGAAAGAAccagaaattgaaaagatatttGAGAAGATTAAGGCATAAGCTACGAGCAAAGGGccaagatgaagaggagaTTTCTAAAATTATCGCAATTGCCAGAGTTGAAAAGTATAAAACCTATAGCCACATCGAGAAAAGTGTTCCTAAGAAGCTCCCCACTGACAAGGTTATcaatgaaaagaagaaagtcACTAGCACGGTGGAGAATCCTCCAAATAAGATTCTCTTAGTACAAGACTTACCAGAGGATGCCACCCAGGAATCCATAggtgaattatttaatggtGATGGACTTCTTGAAGTTCGTTATGTTGAAGTAAGACACCTAGCATTTGTTGAATATGATTCCATTTCGCATGCATCAGACGTAAAGAATAAGTTGGGATCTCCATATGATTGGAAAGGAACAACTATCTCAATTGGTTTTGCAAAATGA
- the TEF2 gene encoding translation elongation factor EF-1 alpha (ancestral locus Anc_3.378) codes for MGKEKSHINVVVIGHVDSGKSTTTGHLIYKCGGIDKRTIEKFEKEAAELGKGSFKYAWVLDKLKAERERGITIDIALWKFETPKYQVTVIDAPGHRDFIKNMITGTSQADCAILIIAGGVGEFEAGISKDGQTREHALLAFTLGVRQLIVAVNKMDSVKWDESRFQEIVKETSNFIKKVGYNPKTVPFIPISGWNGDNMIEPTTNAPWYKGWEKETKSGVVKGKTLLEAIDAIEQPSRPTDKPLRLPLQDVYKIGGIGTVPVGRVETGVIKPGMIVTFAPAGVTTEVKSVEMHHEQLEEGVPGDNVGFNVKNVSVKEIRRGNVCGDSKNDPPKGTESFNATVIVLNHPGQISAGYSPVLDCHTAHIACKFDELLEKNDRRSGKKLEDHPKFLKSGDAALVKFVPSKPMCVEAFSEYPPLGRFAVRDMRQTVAVGVIKSVVKSDKAGKVTKAATKAAKK; via the coding sequence ATGGGTAAGGAAAAGTCTCATATTAACGTTGTCGTTATCGGTCACGTCGATTCTGGTAAGTCTACCACCACCGGTCATTTGATTTACAAGTGTGGTGGTATTGACAAGAGAACCATCGAAAAGTTCGAAAAGGAAGCCGCTGAATTAGGTAAGGGTTCTTTCAAGTACGCTTGGGTCTTAGATAAGTTAAAGGctgaaagagaaagaggTATCACTATCGATATCGCTTTGTGGAAGTTCGAAACTCCAAAGTACCAAGTTACTGTTATCGATGCTCCAGGTCACAGAGATTTCATCAAGAATATGATTACTGGTACTTCTCAAGCTGATTGTGCTATTTTGATTATTGCTGGTGGTGTCGGTGAATTCGAAGCCGGTATTTCCAAGGATGGTCAAACCAGAGAACACGCTTTGTTGGCTTTCACCTTAGGTGTCAGACAATTGATTGTCGCTGTTAACAAGATGGACTCCGTCAAATGGGACGAATCCagattccaagaaattgttaaggaaacttccaatttcatcaaGAAGGTCGGTTACAACCCAAAGACTGTTCCATTCATTCCAATCTCCGGTTGGAACGGTGACAACATGATTGAACCAACTACTAACGCTCCATGGTACAAGGGTTGGGAAAAGGAAACCAAGTCCGGTGTCGTCAAGGGTAAGACTTTATTGGAAGCCATTGACGCCATTGAACAACCATCCAGACCAACTGACAAGCCATTGAGATTGCCATTGCAAGATGTTTACAAGATTGGTGGTATTGGTACGGTGCCAGTCGGTAGAGTCGAAACCGGTGTTATCAAGCCAGGTATGATTGTTACCTTTGCCCCAGCCGGTGTCACCACTGAAGTTAAGTCCGTTGAAATGCATCACgaacaattggaagaagGTGTCCCAGGTGACAATGTTGGTTTCAACGTTAAGAATGTTTCCGTTAAGGAAATTAGAAGAGGTAACGTTTGTGGTGACTCTAAGAACGATCCACCAAAGGGTACTGAATCTTTCAACGCCACCGTTATTGTCTTGAACCATCCAGGTCAAATTTCTGCCGGTTACTCTCCAGTCTTGGATTGTCACACTGCTCATATTGCTTGTAAGTTCGACGAATTGTTGGAAAAGAACGACAGAAGATCCGGTAAGAAGTTGGAAGACCATCCAAAGTTCTTGAAGTCTGGTGACGCTGCTTTGGTTAAGTTCGTTCCATCTAAGCCAATGTGTGTTGAAGCTTTCTCTGAATACCCACCATTAGGTAGATTCGCTGTCAGAGATATGAGACAAACTGTCGCTGTCGGTGTTATCAAGTCTGTTGTCAAATCTGACAAGGCTGGTAAGGTTACCAAGGCCGCTACCAAGGCTGCCAAGAAATAA
- the MRL1 gene encoding Mrl1p (ancestral locus Anc_3.377), whose product MRHSGLNQFFIITFLLLRLCLCAIKTPDVAKPPTKDLFCAVMNPNTGAYIDLSELSSTPNRQESQDKNNRHNTDTETPPPAPRWLVRGWGYNTNFTLSICSSPVSKLEEDRLSNLTGGSYVDPNDHTKLVSIGNFGTKPTLLGGVGSKKLTMKYENGSKCPNGKDSKSTLLNFVCDRDLSSRAQISFIGSLHDCSYFFEVRSIYACPTSNKVNEVNVVGIFIGIFFVFLMVELGRRSLSRRTSSQGYARYQDISSADDDANADEMGLSTNIHPRWSRINGRSRWREAFSGISRLIQRIFGRNGRSQGANGNRPLRYPIRLRSTSDISSDTTFLRDMEAQNEILDSIDMPEGDDSSSMVTGGV is encoded by the coding sequence ATGCGACATTCAGGCTTAaaccaatttttcattattacctttcttcttttacGTCTATGTTTATGCGCTATTAAGACACCGGATGTTGCCAAACCACCAACGAAAGATCTATTTTGTGCAGTGATGAATCCCAATACGGGGGCCTATATTGATCTATCGGAACTTTCATCTACTCCCAATAGACAAGAGTCCCAGGATAAGAATAATCGTCATAATACAGATACAGAGACACCACCACCGGCACCAAGATGGTTAGTTAGAGGGTGGGGTTACAATACTAATTTCACATTAAGTATCTGTTCAAGCCCGGTTTCCAAACTAGAAGAGGACCGACTGAGTAATTTGACAGGTGGATCTTATGTGGATCCAAATGATCACACGAAATTGGTTTCCATTGGAAATTTTGGAACGAAACCTACGTTATTGGGCGGTGTGGGGAGTAAAAAATTGACAATGAAATATGAAAATGGATCTAAATGTCCCAATGGTAAAGATTCTAAATCTactttattgaattttgttTGCGATAGAGACCTGTCTAGCAGAGCGCAGATTAGTTTTATTGGAAGTCTTCACGATTGttcatatttctttgaagtGAGAAGTATCTATGCATGCCCGACTTCCAACAAAGTGAATGAAGTGAATGTAGTTGGGATATTCATTGGGATCTTCTTCGTATTCCTTATGGTGGAATTGGGGAGAAGGAGTTTAAGTAGGAGAACATCATCTCAAGGTTATGCAAGATATCAAGATATTTCCAGCgcagatgatgatgccAATGCCGATGAAATGGGGCTATCAACGAACATACACCCAAGATGGAGCCGAATCAACGGCCGTTCAAGATGGAGGGAAGCATTCAGTGGGATTTCCCGACTAAtacaaagaatttttgGTAGAAACGGGAGGAGCCAGGGTGCCAACGGGAACAGACCACTCCGATACCCGATACGACTCAGATCCACCTCGGACATTAGTAGTGACACTACTTTTCTGAGGGACATGGAGGCGCAGAATGAAATCCTGGATAGCATAGACATGCCTGAGGGCGATGACTCCTCCTCAATGGTGACCGGCGGTGTATAA
- the NCAS0I01020 gene encoding uncharacterized protein (ancestral locus Anc_3.376) has protein sequence MITELVDYNNDCETCAESCKCSQNCDGNSCDCHSNCPCTQTHSHTCEDCGGKCVCKGSSCTGDCEKSANCSCKK, from the coding sequence atGATTACTGAATTAGTTGACTACAACAACGATTGCGAAACTTGTGCAGAATCCTGCAAGTGCTCTCAAAACTGTGACGGAAATTCATGTGATTGTCACTCCAACTGTCCATGTACCCAAACACATTCACATACCTGTGAAGATTGCGGTGGAAAGTGTGTATGTAAGGGTTCCTCATGTACTGGTGATTGTGAAAAGAGTGCTAATTGTTCATGTAAGAAGTAA
- the TKL2 gene encoding transketolase TKL2 produces MSQFTDVDRLAITTIRLLSVDQVAKANSGHPGAPLGLAPAAHVLWKQMRINPKNPNWINRDRFVLSNGHACALLYSLLHLNGYDFTMEDLKNFRQVNSKTPGHPEYGLPGVELTTGPLGQGISNAVGLAIAQANFAATYNQLKFNLSDNYTFCFLGDGCLQEGVASEACSLAGHLKLGNLIAIYDDNQISIDGETKLSFEEDVLKRYESYGWQVLSVKKGDDDLDSIAQVIEEAKANKEQPTLIKLTTVIGFGSLQQGTAAVHGSALKADDVKQLKKKLGFDPEKSFVVPQEVYDLYKKEIIEPGQKANDEWDKLFEQYRKEYPDLGEELARRFRKELPKNWDAKLPTYKSTDPPMATRKVSEALLENITYDLPEILGGSADLTPSTLTRWKNAIDFQPPNSGLGDYSGRYIRYGVREHGMSAIMNGISAFGAHYRPFGGTFLNFVSYAAGAVRLAALSGYPVIWVATHDSIGLGEDGPTHQPIETLTHFRALPNMHVWRPADGNEVSAAYKSALESMHTPSIIALTRQNVPQLENSSIEKALKGGYIVHDCSSPDLILVSTGSEVSICIDAAKGLAEENKKVRVVSLPDFYTFDRQTKEYQLSVLPDDVPILSVEVAATLSWGNYSHDHFGIDRFGVSGKGPDAFKFFEFTKEGVTERARKAMEFYKGRKMYSPLNKAL; encoded by the coding sequence ATGTCTCAATTTACAGATGTCGACAGATTAGCAATCACAACCATAAGATTGCTTTCTGTAGACCAAGTAGCAAAGGCCAATTCAGGCCACCCAGGTGCTCCATTAGGATTAGCACCAGCTGCACATGTCCTTTGGAAACAAATGCGTATCAATCCCAAGAATCCCAATTGGATCAACCGTGACAGATTCGTTCTCTCCAACGGTCATGCTTGCGCCCTATTATATTCGTTGCTACATCTTAACGGATATGACTTCACCATGGAGgacttgaaaaatttcagacAGGTCAATTCGAAAACTCCAGGCCATCCTGAGTATGGACTGCCAGGTGTTGAATTGACTACAGGACCATTAGGTCAAGGTATCTCCAACGCTGTGGGATTAGCCATTGCTCAGGCAAATTTTGCTGCTACTtataatcaattgaaattcaatttatctGATAATTACACTTTTTGCTTCCTGGGTGATGGTTGCTTGCAGGAAGGTGTTGCATCTGAGGCATGTTCTTTAGCTGGCCATTTGAAATTAGGAAATTTGATCGCCATTTATGATGATAACCAAATATCTATTGATGGTGAAACTAAACTTTCGTTCGAAGAAGATGTCTTAAAGAGATATGAGTCTTATGGCTGGCAAGTATTATCGGTAAAGAAAGGTGATGACGACTTGGATTCCATCGCGCAGGTCATTGAGGAAGCCAAAGCAAACAAGGAACAACCAACACTTATCAAATTGACTACTGTTATTGGGTTTGGTTCTTTACAACAAGGTACAGCGGCTGTTCATGGTTCAGCTTTGAAAGCTGACGATGttaaacaattgaaaaaaaaattaggATTCGATCCTGAAAAATCATTTGTTGTTCCACAAGAAGTGTACGACCTTtataaaaaagaaataattgaaCCTGGTCAAAAGGCAAATGATGAATGGGATAAGTTATTTGAACAATACCGAAAGGAATACCCGGATTTGGGTGAAGAACTAGCAAGAAGATTTCGTAAGGAACTACCAAAGAATTGGGACGCTAAATTACCCACCTATAAATCCACCGATCCTCCTATGGCCACAAGAAAAGTATCAGAAGCccttttggaaaatatcaCTTATGATTTACCAGAAATACTTGGTGGGTCTGCTGATTTAACGCCTTCCACATTAACAAGATGGAAAAATGCCATTGACTTCCAACCACCTAATTCTGGATTGGGTGATTACTCAGGACGCTATATAAGATATGGTGTTAGGGAACATGGGATGAGTGCAATAATGAACGGTATTTCTGCATTTGGTGCTCATTACAGGCCATTTGGGGGCACATTTTTAAACTTTGTTTCTTATGCAGCAGGCGCTGTAAGATTAGCAGCATTGTCTGGATATCCTGTCATATGGGTTGCTACACATGATTCCATTGGTCTTGGTGAAGATGGTCCAACACACCAACCTATTGAAACGTTGACACATTTTAGGGCATTACCAAATATGCATGTTTGGAGACCTGCAGATGGTAATGAAGTCTCTGCTGCTTATAAATCTGCCTTGGAATCTATGCACACTCCTAGCATAATTGCACTAACAAGACAAAATGTCCcccaattggaaaattcatcaattgagAAAGCGTTGAAAGGTGGATATATTGTTCATGATTGCTCAAGCCCAGATCTTATCCTTGTTTCTACCGGTTCGGAAGTTTCTATCTGTATTGATGCTGCAAAGGGACTCgctgaagaaaataagaagGTCCGTGTGGTATCATTACCAGATTTTTATACATTTGATCGTCAAACCAAGGAATACCAACTATCAGTTTTGCCAGATGATGTTCCAATCTTATCAGTGGAAGTAGCTGCAACCTTATCTTGGGGCAACTATTCCCATGATCATTTTGGTATTGATAGGTTTGGTGTTTCTGGTAAAGGACCAGACGCTTTCAAGTTTTTTGAATTCACTAAAGAGGGAGTCACAGAAAGAGCCAGAAAGGCTATGGAGTTCTATAAGGGAAGAAAGATGTATTCTCCTTTAAATAAAGCTTTATGA